TCAAATatgcaaacatttaatttcgaTTCAAAGGACGCGTCTGTCTGAGTGGGGCAAAAggcattatttttattgtatttattgaatatttcTGGCATCAAACGATGCCTGATGACTCGGCTTGAATGGCGGGCTCTTCtccaactgctgctgctgttgctttttgcttttcgcTTTCCGTCCGCTGATACAGGACTCCTTCTTGGGTGCAAACTAAAGTAAACTTAGGAGTAAGGACTAAGGACGCAGGGCGCAGGACTCCCCCCTTCGTGCCATCAATTTGTGTAAATTTGAACTGTCACTTTGAAGGCGTTAATTGGATTCAGTGGCGCAGGCAGCAGCAAGCTGTGGGTTCCCGAGTCCTGCAGCCGCGTCCTTTTGCCGCAAGGAGCTGCTGATGGACAAAGTCGAGTTAATCCAGCTGAGGCGTTGGATAAGGCCGAGGCAAACATTTTGTGTCGGCGCTCCTGATCGAACGCGAACTTAATCGAATAATGTCAGGCCAACATCAAGTGCTCCATTTAACCCGGGTACGGGGTTATCCAAGTCTAAAGCAGCTCAGAGCCCTGGAGTCGATAAAGTTGGGAGCAAAATGACACTCAAGCGGTCTTTGGGCGGATAAATAAACACTAACAgtattctattttattttgagcGAAAATCAATTTGACTCAGCAGTTGTGATGGCGTTTAagatacgtacatatgtatataattttaaatatcaCATAAAAATACAGGTTTTTAAAGGTATTCCAATTGTCCATCTTGCACCTCGAAAGTAATTAATGCAGCCAATATAACGCCTTAATAATATTAGCATCCATTTGCATACTTTCGAAACTTTATTCATTTCAATAATCTTTTTTGAAAACCTTTTCCAAAACTTTGCAGGGCATTCAgcttttcgtttttctttctttccaaTTTGTTGCCTTTATGCTACTTTTTCGACAAACAAAATTTGGGCCATGGCTTTGTGACTTAGATTAGAGCATCCGTTGGCAAGGACGAATGGTGGCGCtggatgggtggatgggtggatggTGGGTGGTGTAAGGATGAAGGTGGGTTGACGGTGACGTATGAGTGGCTTGAGTGGGGCTGGCAAATGAGGTTGCCGGGTCAGGGGATTGGATTCGCTACTGCTGCTGGCGGGATAAGTTCACCAGGTGGATCAGTTAGGGCTGTAAGTCCTGGCGGGATTTAAGTATGCCCAGCGAAACAAGGAAATTATCCTTGGTTAGCACAGGCCTAAGCCTGTCTAACCTCGTGTTCAGAGCTCTTAAAGGATTCACTCAAACTGGAgtgtatatacttttatttatttgcaattaaatagCTAGACCATAAACACATCTTCAGTTCGAGATGTGCGGTTTTAAATGCTCGTATATGCTGTATTTAAATTCCTTATTTGAATTTCTCTGTTATGCTGTCTTAGCTACGAAATTGTGTTAAACATATTCGCAACAGAACAGAATGAAACTCAAcgttatattattattgtaagaCTTTAAGAATGCCATTTCCCAAAGGAAACACACGTACGCATATCACAAATGCAAAGAGGATTTTGAGTTAGAAACATGTTTAAAACGCTTTGTTTATGTCTGGTGGgataaatgtttttgtttttgctaatTATACCTAATGGAATTAAGATGACGAAATGGGTGGCTAAATGGCGGTGGATGCAGATTTGACTCGACTTAGTTTATGGCCGAGAGCTGAAATTAAACAGGCAGGCGGGAATCGTTAACgttggaaaatgcaaatggcttAAATGGAATGTGCACACCGAACATTTCCCCTTGAAAATTCATCCGTTCGTTTCTCGACGCTTTTACCACAATTTCACCATTTCCCATCCTGAGTTTGTGCTGATAaatgttgcctacttttttttgggggggggggccATGCAAATGAACCGGAGATGAGATGAGCTCCGGAATTATGAGTTTGCGTTGGCCATAAAACCAGCCATTCCAGCACTTGGTTATTGtgataaaataaacatataaataaataatctttGCTCTCGGATGATGGCAATGCTGATGGCATTTCTGCGGCTGACCAAACACCCCAAAAAACACCAAACCCTAAAACCCACAGCCACAACAATTAGGGCCCCCTTGATTTTGGGGGCGTTGACAGCCCCACAAAGTCGGCCGATTAACATTCGTGCATCATTTGGCAAGGCCGaattgtttttgccattttttttttggttgctaGCTGAGTAAGGGAGTGGGGTTGTACATACATTGGCATAATGGGGCCAAATAAGGTTGGGCAAGGTCAAACAGCCAGCAGGAGGCCAAGAATGAGTACGGTGGTTCTGCGATGTTGAGTGCGATTAAGTGGACTTGGAGGAGCAGGAAGTGCCCTCCACTTGCTCAGCCAAGGAAATGTTCAATAAATTTTCGGTCAAAATATTTGCCCAAAGATGGGCAAGGTAAGATAGATAGAGTCAGGTACGCTGCTACACAAACGGATAAATGTAGGCTTTAATGGCAGGGGTCGTGTTCTACGTGGTGACTTACATTTGGGATTAGAGAAACAGCAGATTCATTTTGAGTGTGGAGCACaaagatatacatacatactgaAAAGGAACACGTTTGGGCATTAAACTGAAGTTTTATTAGTTATGTTCCCAGTATTTAGTTTATCGTAAGAAATGTAAACGTAACGCATACTTACTAGATGCGTTTGCAGTGACGAAATATGAAAAAGTaagtaaaaagtaaatatgAAAAGTAATCAAGCCTTTCCCTTTTAAATCCATTTCAGTTTCACCCGAATCGATTGTCATCCCGATCGTCTCCTGTATCTTCGGCTTCCCCATCCTGGCGCTTCTGGTGATCTGTTGCCTTCGAAGGAGGGCCAAGTTGGCCAGGGAGAGGGATAGGAGGCGTAACTACGATATGCAGGACCATGCCGTCAGCCTGGTCAGATTTAGTCCAATACATAGGCTTAGTGAGTTTGAATGTCGTAATGTATTGTGTGTACGAAGAACGTTTCTTTTTCTCGTCTCGtctcgttttcttttttatctCTGGTTTTGCAGCCACTCGCAGATCGAATGACTTGTCCGTATTTTACGACATCATGCATCCTGCAACCTGCATCCCAGCATCGCTGCATCCCCGCATTTTCCACCTGCATCAGTGCAGATACAAAATTCATCTTCGCTCTCACTTTACGAGCATATAGCCCCACATTCACATTTAACAGCACCCCCAGGTCCTTTGCCCAttgatatacatacatacatacctatATACACACTCGACTCGCTTTCACTTCGCCAGTTTTCCTCTTAATCTGTGCCATGTCGTGGCCATTAATACACCTGTGTCGACCATTGTTGTTGGATCAGCCAGCCTGCATAAAGGAAAGAAAGTTGGGAATCCACAAAAGGATGACAAAGAGTCCGACGACGCATCATCAATATCATAATCATTGTTTTTTAAGAGCCCGCATGTCGAAAATGTACCTTTGTACGAGGCACTGAATTGTCATTGTCAGTGGACGGTGCAGAATCCAAACCAAAATCCCCACAAAATCCGAGCACAGGTGCATTAGCCATCCTGCCAGCATGCGCACACTGAGAGAATTCGGTGCACGTTCATACGTTTCATGCTCGTAAAtgttaaaatcaaaatttattcaTTGTTGCATTATTTTCACCTCCTTAACGAAACTCGTAGGCGAAAACAATCTTCGGTATATCCTGTATGTATATCGATTACAGATTTCCAGTCATTTCCtttcaatttaatatttatgaaatatatatattccattCCGACAATATTGAAGTTCTTATCGAAACGGCAAAAAGAttcaatttattcaaattcaGCAAGGCTTCCATGCTTCCTGCCGAAGAGCAAACTACGGAAAACGTGAGTTGAGTGAAAGCAGTACAACTTAACTGCGAGAAAGTAaggcacatgtgtgtgtgtgtgtgtgtgttgtgagCTGCTTTACAAGTGTCAAgcgaagagagagagagagggcacggaagcgagcgagcgagagagagagagagagacagagagtaGCTCGacttgcatttgcatttgcatagcATACCTTTGGGCGCTCGCCGTCCTGTTTGCATATCACAAAATCGAATGGGGAAACGGGGGAAAAGTTGCGAGTGAGCGGCAGTTGAAGgaaaacacaaacagaaaacaggAAAAACTGTTGAGAGGGGGCGCTAGTATAGTAGCTTGCCCGCTTATTTAGCAAtgcgacacacacacacacatgtagcGCGCCCCTGgagttgccacgcccactaaaGCACGCTGTCGTGCGAGGGTTTCAGTGCTTTATGTACGCACGAACACGcagaaacatttttataactgtaaatttcatattcagaaCGCGGGGCGTCAACTGAATGTGAATCCGCCACTTCAGGTCCCATagagcaagaaaaaaaaaataaagcactctggcagaaaaaaaataaacaaacacacacacacagacgcagtGCACCCTTCTTCATCGAAAACACACGCAGCAAATGCCGTCACATTTTCCTGATACCCTTGATTAAGTGCAGTTTCGCCATCGCTTTTCTCTCAACGAACTAATCGTGTGGCGCCACAGAAATCAATAGCGGTATTATGTTACCTATAAGCTGCACCAAAGCAggcaacaaatattttaaagaccTGCATTTAATGCCATCATAAAAATAGGTATCATTTAATCTTTAGGATTTTCTTACTTTTCAAGGATTTCAATCACAATCCTGCACCATACCATTAGACCAGAGATTCAAGCTAGTTTTCTTCTTTAAAAcctttataaatttataaaaatttctctctgtgcagcGCCGCAACGATGATGATTAAGGTGGTGTTGACGAGGTCGACACAACCGCAGGACCCCAAAAACGAGGAGCGACAACCGCAAACTACACTGGTTTTTGGCTGTGTCGCTTCTTGGCCCCAAAAACAACACACAGCACACATATTTTGCGGCATTCCCCCTTCCCCTCCCCTGCCCCTCAAATGGGGACATGCGTTTTTTGGCACACATTTTCGCAAAACGATTACGCATCACCGCAGATGCCTttgtctcttttttttatttttttttttatttcgtgtCCCAACCAATTTACCCCACGTCTTGTTTTCGCATaactttttttgttgtctctcgttttttatatatgtatatgcccCACATTTGCCAGGGACGACATCAAATTGAGTTAATCATTTAAAAAGGATGTTCATTTTGCAGCGAGTGAattttttcgcttttaattactttaaaatCTGCTGGTGTTTTTTTGGCACAACCATAAACTAAACTAATCAAACgtacattttcatttgcatgttTCACAAGTACGCTTACGCTTAACACAACGCAAAGCACACCGTTAGTAGTTTTCGCTTGTTTATACAGCCATGGGGGCAATATACCCATTATTTGTTTaagaaaatggggaaaataagAAGTGCTGTCGCTCGTTTGGCcaagatatatgtatatttttgagATGCGCTGCAAGTAAATCACTTTTCACCCCacgtttttctcattttcggCGCGTGACACCAGCACACATCGCTCACACATTTTCAATGTGTCTCCTTTCGACATCACTCATATCATATTCACCACAACCCCCATTGCATTTTATCCTGCTCGAAGGACCACAAACGTAAAGAGACAACTTTGATTAAAGGAAATTCTCTCTTCCCAATGCCCGCCAACCACATCCGCAGATTACCGATCGTCGCGAGCTATCAGTCTACGTCCTGAACGAAGCCTAAGCCAGGGCTTCACCTCTCTGGAGCTGGACACTGTGCTGGAGGAGCGCTGCAGCGACGTGGAGCAAACGCAGACGGAGATGTTCAACGCGGAGTCACCGATGGACACCACCTCCTACAAGATGTCCTTCTCTTCGAGCTAACAGTTAgccaaacagcagcaactggagCAGGCATCGCCCCAGGTCGAGATCCGAGATGGCCAAGCAGATGGCCAGGAGCCGGGTATGAAGATTCCGCCGGCCAGGTCGCCGTCACAGTTGGCTCCACCGGCACAGCTGCGCAAGACGGCCAGTGTGCGCGATGATCCAGCTGGTCTGGCCAAGCGACGGAGTCGCCTCCAGGAGATCCGGGCTGCCAGCAGTAGTgcgggtggtggtggtggtggcggcgaGGCAGCTGCCGCCTTCACCAAGCGGGAATCCAAGCGGGATCGTCGacgtggaggaggaggaggagcaggagcagcagcagcagcagcagcaggaagtGGTAGCAGCGGCAGTGGATCCCAGTCGCCCACCATGCGCAAATCGCATTCCCTGGACGCCGCCGAGAGCTACACGTTGGCCAGCATCCAGGCGCCGCTCTGGGTGACCCTCACCAATGCTCGCACCATCGACGAGCTGGCCCAGCAAAAGATGTGAACTCCTCcagttgcagctgcatctgcatcttCATCAAATTCGTTCAGTTATCAAAACCTCCGACAGTGTCTACAGAGCCCCGCCCACTTAGAAATCGTGTAAATGTTTAGATGAATTTCGAATTAGTCACATTAACGACACAAACGAGCTACTTGCATCAATAACTAAAGCTAAATCAATTTAATGAAGTTAAAGACCAAACAGAAATAGTAAAACGAAgctaataataaaatgtaaaaaatttaaattcaccTAAAACACAAGTCTTTTATCTTGCTCTAATCGATGATTTCATCTGAGGCTTTTAAGTACTGGTTAATTTCCATTACAGTacgttattttttttgttttttttttggggtcaTAAAAAAGATAAACATGCCCCAAAAGTGGGGGCTTTGGATGCCACCCTCATCATTTGTTTGTCAAAAATTTGAACAATTTATGCGTTAGCTAAAAATACGCGTGGTATGTGCGTGACTCTAAATGTCTTATCAGCACGCATATTGTGCGTGCCGCTTACAATTCCCAATCAGTTCTGGCCGCCCATCGACCAAGTGAACGCCACTGGGCATTCGAAATTTAAGACTATACTTCACAGGATCATTTCTGTAGTCAGTCTTCACATACTTTCACACTAGCTGAAAGCCAAGTGCACCCGCGTTGATGAGTTGAATCGTTCTGTCCGGCAGCGTGAGGATTTGCCCAGCACCCTTGTGGGATGCACTGCATCCTTAGCGGGGAGCGGGGCTTCGATGATCGCTCGGTTTGAACGGATAGAGCGAATTCTGAGTGGTGCTCCCATTTTATACAAATGAATTTGAATATGTTAAGCTTCTCGAAAGTgatatataaattattccgAAGTCTTGTGGTTTCAAATATCATACATACaaaatatgatatatattCAGCTGATTAAACAAATTGTGGCTTTAAAATTCGTTGACTATAGCGTTTTATGTGTTCCCACAATTTagcatttttgcataattcatCCACATGAGGCGTCTGATTACAAAAGCCAAgctggttttatttttttttttgtttttatttaaattatcatGTATACGTACGAAGAACTTAAAATACAAGTTTAATTTCTTTATCAAAATACATTGTTATACAATTTTCTTAGTTGTTGTCGCTTGCATGCTTGGGGTTTATTTAACGAATTGGTTTTTATCGatattacatatttaaatcTCCTCTCCTTGTTCCAATCTCCCTTACTTAGTTAATTATAGATTTAGTTTAGCTTTGCACACCGCGTTTAGTTATCATTTTATAATcaagtgtatatatatataagttaactaagttaaccggaCTGATCGTCCGCACACCAGCACCGgtcaaattgctgaccaagcatttggccggaagctCATGCATAGCCGGCAGAAGCTCTGCGCATTGGCAGAGGCCGCTATGATGTTTTTCCCTTTGTTAGCTTATAGTCAGTTTGATTTTGTATTCAATAAAGAGCGCATCGCGCCTTCAATCAACTCCAGCTACTGCTGTTATCATTGAATTGGTTGGCTAGCCTTAAGGGCAGTCAACAACGGAGAGACGTTCTCCCACCATATCTCCCAATCTAGGAGAAGAGGTCTGCGGCAACCGCCCTGCCTCCCAGTGACAGAGGAACCCCCTGTTACCTGCAACCTACGCCGGAGACCGCGGCGAGGGACCTGCaccttatatttaattaattggcaCCCAACTCCAGGAACCCACACCACTACCCTGAATCATGTAAGTGGGATTCTCAACCTAAACACTACTCCAAACTGCGTctagaattttaaaatatttgggaTGTTTGTGCGagttacataaataaattaagaaaatcGGCATTTCCACTACAATAAACGTTTATATGTGTTGCGAATTAAGATTATGTTACTGTTATGAAGTTTAAATATCGAATTTTGATTTGTGGTTGACTTTGCAATCCATATTGTGTGCATTTCATTCCGCCTTCGCACATCCGCGGGACACTGTCGTTTCATTCGAAATTTAATTCGCTACATTGGCTTCACAGCCCTTTCaagctttgttgtttttgaccCACTCCACTTCGCTACCCGATACTGGCGCATGCATTGCTGTGACAATTTTGTGCCTTTTATTTATCTCTTTGTCTTTGCTGTGGCAATTTTTgtctttgtatatttgtttgccttatTGGAGACCCGCTCCCCGCAGGCCCTTCACCTTATCGTTACTTAGCTGGACAGTGGCTCTGCTCGTTGAGTCTTCGTCCAATGCCTTCAAAGCGGCGACTCAGCCCCCGCGACCCCCTTGCCGTACTGTTTGGCCCCACGGGCACAACGGCCTGAGTATTCACATACATAGCTACCCATGAGCGAGTCATTCCGACAATATAGGAATTCTAAAAAGTGCGCTAGCGACTCAGAGTCCGAAAGCGACGATTCGACAGAAAACTCTGTACGTAAAAACACCCCAACTAACGCATTCACTGCATATAAAATGTCCCTCGAAACGGAACAAATTAAAGCTCTCATAAGGGCATTACAAGAGCAAGCCTTAGAGAGTCAACGCAGGGAGGCTGACTTGCGTAAAACAATTCAAGATCTGGCCGGCCAGGTCGCGGCCATACAGATTGCCCCTGCCCGGGCAGAAGCTCCCCCAATCAAGGTTTACAGACCAGTAGAAATCACCGGACTGGTCCCTTGTGGGGAAACATTGGATGCCGTTAAATGTCTTCCAGACTTTATGGGGACACAGGAGACATACGTCTCCTGGCGGCAAGCGGCAAATGCCGCTTACCATATGTTCAGGAAATATGAGGATAGTTCGCGGCACTATCAAGCTGTGGTCATCATCAGGAGCAAAGTTAAAGGCCCTGCTGATGCAGTTCTGTCGTCCTTTGGGACTATACTGAATTTCGATGCGATCATAAGTCGCCTCGATTTCACGTATAGTGACAAACGCCCGATACACGTTATCGAGCAGGAGCTAGGCACCCTCAGACAGGGAAGCCTGACGCTCCTCCAGTATTATGATGAGGTCgagaaaaaactcaccttACTCACCAATAAGGCGACTATGTCTTATGAAGCGTCGGCAGCAACGGTGCTGTGTGAGAAGTTCCGAGATGATGCTTTGAGAGTTTTTGTCTCGGGGCTCAGGCGCAACCTCACAGACGTGCTATTCGCGGCAAAGCCTAAGGACATGCCGTCAGCGCTCGCCCTGGCGCAAGAAGTAGAGTCCAATCATGAGCGGTACACTTTTGCAACTTCATTTGCACGAAGCCAAGAGGATAGGGACCACAAGCAATATCCCAAAGTGCAGGAGCGCCAACGGGCCCCCCCACAAGCCGGCTCGCAGGGAAGTGCTGGGAAGAACCCGCACTTTACTAAGCAGCATAGAGCACAGGTGCACTCCGCTCCACGTAGCGACCGAATGGCCCGAGAAAACATGCCAGAACCCATGGACGTTGACCCGTCGTTGTCCAGGATGCAGCCATCTCACGCCCCGGCTTACCCGAAATCGAAGCCGGCCGCGTCTGGCCGTTCGGTCCCACCAAAAAGGCAAAGGGTCAACCATGTTGCCCAGGCCTCTGATGATTTGGACAAGGTTTATAACACCGCAGCCTCCAGTGCAGCAGTTAAAGTCGACGACGATTCCATCCTAGAGTACGACTCGGATACcattaattttttaggggaaagtccctgctacccgtcatcagacgaagagtagcGGGGATCGACATGAAACTACTGATTGATACGGGCGCGGCAAAAAATTTTATCCGACCATTTAAGGGGTTGAAAGGCGTCCGCCCGGTGCAGTCCCCATTTACAATCCATTCGATTCATGGTGTGACTACAATAACTAAGAAATGTTTCGTGTCCATTTTTAATCTTAAAgctaccttttttttattaccagACTTGACCTCCTTTGACGCGATCGTTGGCCTAGACCTGTTAAAACAGGCCGGCGCGTCACTTTGCCTAGCTTCCGGCAAGCTCAAATGGGGCTCCGGAGCAGAGCAAATTGACTTTCATACTTGCCCAGATGTCAATTTCACCAAAGTAGATTGCTCGGACGCACCGCCCTTAATTAAGGAtgcttttttaaaaatgctcGGGAATAggaaaaaagcttttgctgATCCTAATGAGGCTCTTCCTTACAATACGTCGGTGGTAGCCACCATCCGGACGGTTGATGAGGAGCCCATTTATGCCAAGTTATACCCATATCCCATGGGAGCAGCTGACTTCGTCAACGGTGAAATTCAGGAACTGCTTAAAAATGGCATAATCCAAAAGTCAAAGTCCCCCTACAATAACCCAATATGGGTCGTAGACAAAAAGGGCACTGACGATgcgggcaataaaaaaatgcgCTTGGTGCTGGACTTTCGAAAACTTAACGAAAGGACGGTACCAGACAGATACCCCATGCCAAATATCTCTATGATATTGGGGAATCTCGGCAAGGCCAAATACTTCACGACCCTCGATCTGAAGTCTGGCTACCACCAAATCACGCTCGCAGAACGCGACCGTGAAAAGACAGCGTTCGCAGTAAACGGAGGGAAGTATGAGTTCCGAAGGCTGCCATTCGGACTCAGGAATGCTGCAAGCATCTTCCAAAGAACAATTGACGATATTCTGCGAGAGCAGATCGGAAAGTTCTGCTACGTTTACGTCGATGACGTCATCATCTTTTCGGAAGATGAAAACGACCATGTCAAGCATGTAGATTGGGTTCTGAAGAGCCTGTACGACGCTAACATGAGAATATCGGCAGAAAAGTCAcgtttttttaagaaaagcgtgAGCTTCCTGGGGTTCATCGTCACCAACAATGGGGCGGCGactgacccagaaaaggtTAAGGCCATAAAGGAATTTCCGGAACCCAAAAACGTATTTGAGGTAAGGTCATTCTTGGGCTTAGCCAGCTATTATCGTTGCTTTATCAAAGACTTCGCATCAATAGCTAGGCCCATTTCAGACATATTGAAGGGCGAGAACGGTAGTGTTAGC
The DNA window shown above is from Drosophila melanogaster chromosome X and carries:
- the CG43740 gene encoding uncharacterized protein, isoform C, which gives rise to MLIEIYDYAAKLLNNMTARGVRNSVGKSAESRTKESTGKLGSLLGRTLAKVAKVARSNPAQHVTNLPVSALLLQALDVADVARGQGIDYPITSTTGTTFNIITTTTTTTTTTTGSDPTDVLGSQPPAFSFPANVTGAPGSAGNANAYLPAGNLSGFIESSTTAVMSTLPIPTSTMATLQAQTVATFIAATGSKNRPTTIVVYPTVSPESIVIPIVSCIFGFPILALLVICCLRRRAKLARERDRRRNYDMQDHAVSLVRFSPIHRLNYRSSRAISLRPERSLSQGFTSLELDTVLEERCSDVEQTQTEMFNAESPMDTTSYKMSFSSSXQLAKQQQLEQASPQVEIRDGQADGQEPGMKIPPARSPSQLAPPAQLRKTASVRDDPAGLAKRRSRLQEIRAASSSAGGGGGGGEAAAAFTKRESKRDRRRGGGGGAGAAAAAAAGSGSSGSGSQSPTMRKSHSLDAAESYTLASIQAPLWVTLTNARTIDELAQQKM